Proteins encoded within one genomic window of Rubritalea squalenifaciens DSM 18772:
- a CDS encoding transglutaminase family protein, with amino-acid sequence MSVRFHIQHTTRYDYDDHVSDSHHIARLSPLESASQELLLHELKISPTPDVYTTFIDYFGNLTAYFSLATPHKSLVVDSISEVEISRRSSSLLDLSPTWEEVRDKISLANHANDRAASEFVYASPLCPLNKQLADYALQSFHAGTHIVEGVTDLTERIFKDFQFDRSASSVTTPVMETYHRRAGVCQDFAHFQISCLRSIGLPARYVSGYLRTEPPPGKTRLIGADASHAWISIYIPQHGWMEFDATNNLKPSYNHIRVAYGRDYHDICPVRGTVYGGGRQKLSIGVTVTPLDEAEPSAPDAINPTLTSRNSA; translated from the coding sequence ATGAGTGTTCGTTTCCATATCCAGCACACCACGCGCTATGACTATGATGATCATGTATCTGATTCCCATCATATCGCTAGGCTATCCCCATTGGAATCAGCTAGCCAAGAGCTGCTACTCCATGAGCTAAAAATCTCCCCGACCCCTGATGTTTACACCACCTTCATAGATTACTTTGGCAACCTAACAGCATACTTCTCCTTGGCTACACCACACAAGAGTCTGGTGGTGGATAGCATCTCCGAGGTAGAGATCAGCAGAAGATCATCCAGCCTGCTTGACCTATCCCCGACATGGGAAGAGGTCAGAGATAAAATCAGCTTGGCCAATCATGCAAATGACCGGGCAGCCTCTGAATTCGTTTATGCTTCTCCACTTTGCCCACTGAACAAGCAGCTAGCAGACTACGCGCTGCAATCATTCCATGCCGGCACCCACATAGTGGAAGGCGTCACGGATTTAACTGAACGTATTTTCAAGGATTTCCAATTTGATCGCAGCGCCAGCTCTGTCACGACTCCAGTGATGGAGACCTACCACAGACGTGCAGGCGTGTGTCAGGACTTTGCTCATTTCCAGATTTCCTGTCTGCGCTCCATCGGGCTACCCGCACGCTATGTCTCCGGCTATCTGCGCACCGAGCCCCCTCCCGGTAAGACGAGACTCATTGGAGCCGATGCCTCACATGCATGGATCAGCATCTACATCCCTCAGCATGGGTGGATGGAGTTTGATGCCACTAATAACCTCAAACCTTCCTACAACCATATCCGGGTGGCCTACGGCCGCGACTATCATGACATCTGCCCTGTCCGAGGCACCGTCTATGGAGGAGGAAGACAAAAGCTCAGTATTGGCGTGACCGTCACTCCGCTGGATGAAGCCGAACCCTCGGCTCCAGACGCCATCAACCCAACCCTAACATCCCGTAACAGTGCTTGA
- a CDS encoding circularly permuted type 2 ATP-grasp protein — protein sequence MPDQKLQSLASTRATSQRLFDLYRPNSEVFDESQHSAADSKSLWQELATQLNQMGFDGLNTAWRRGEDMLHENGVAHDLMPENKASSRRWDLDPIPLLMSEKEWNYIHKAVIQRANLLESILQDCYGSQNLISDGIIPPSLVLSHPGFNRSLHQINQQKRRLLTTYAVDIAREPDGSWRVISDRTEAPNGAGLALENRIVLSSVFPDTSKRLKIIRLANYFQEFNTHLKSLAPEGVDTPGIAMLSPGPEDRAYFEDAFLTRYMGITLTVGTELTVRNDRLYLKTVQGLKRIHVLLRRISGNDTDPLDMPSANSFGVPGLIHCIRAGTVQVINPPGTGILEAPAFLPYLPAIARHLLNEDLLIPSIETHWDELSEDSLECLDSKHSIIKSAFERDQFSAISTRQLNDQEFQILRDKVIKDSQSYVVQREMPFSAAPVWNGIGFESCPFAIRLFLLADGDHYKVMPGGLVRSAAHADMLPGLSLHESSSSKDLWVCSSGRSESKVNPRPSSRVSIRRSTGSLSSRSADNMLWIGRYAERTEFVTRVLLEILQTTVAEQDGQEMQPIPPLLHLLAKMHYLSKEESESYAPVLDQHKLLEELTSIYYLSTRDLGLKQSSIPDNITKLRQLAALSRHRLSKDTWRIIQSLDTLVTSSPPKTLAGFRVELQQAILLHSAFNGTCRENLTRNASWQFLNIGRRLERSIWMLALLDELLALHPVITTPVLDAVLCILDSSMTYRFRYQGTPQLLPALDLILFDPENPRGLAYQLHDLDQSFAELPPPAEGIILRPSHTIVRKALNFLQTELLNNKDEASERESTKTVSTYIRNLRTDLPKVYEMLSWEFFTHTTFTAS from the coding sequence ATGCCTGATCAGAAATTACAGTCCCTAGCTTCCACAAGAGCCACTTCACAGAGGCTTTTCGACCTCTATCGCCCAAATTCAGAGGTATTTGATGAATCACAGCATAGCGCTGCCGACTCTAAATCCCTCTGGCAAGAACTCGCTACGCAACTGAATCAAATGGGCTTTGATGGCTTGAATACGGCCTGGAGAAGAGGTGAAGACATGCTCCATGAAAATGGTGTGGCTCATGACCTAATGCCGGAAAACAAGGCCTCTTCACGTAGGTGGGATCTTGATCCTATTCCTCTTCTCATGTCCGAGAAAGAATGGAACTACATCCACAAGGCCGTCATCCAACGCGCGAACCTGTTAGAGAGCATCCTTCAGGACTGCTATGGCAGTCAGAATCTGATCTCGGACGGCATCATCCCCCCCTCCCTAGTTCTCTCCCATCCGGGATTTAACCGCTCACTACATCAGATCAATCAGCAGAAAAGACGCCTCCTTACTACCTATGCAGTGGACATTGCACGGGAGCCTGACGGAAGCTGGAGAGTCATCTCTGACCGGACGGAGGCCCCTAATGGGGCAGGCTTGGCTTTGGAAAACCGTATTGTACTCTCCAGTGTCTTTCCAGATACCTCCAAGCGGCTAAAAATCATACGCCTGGCCAACTACTTCCAAGAGTTCAACACGCATCTCAAAAGCCTGGCCCCTGAGGGAGTGGATACACCGGGAATCGCCATGCTGAGCCCCGGGCCCGAGGACCGAGCCTATTTCGAAGATGCCTTTCTGACCCGCTATATGGGTATCACTCTGACCGTAGGCACTGAACTTACCGTACGTAACGACCGGCTCTATTTGAAAACCGTCCAAGGCCTGAAACGGATTCATGTCCTGCTCAGAAGAATATCGGGAAACGACACCGATCCATTGGACATGCCATCGGCCAACAGCTTCGGAGTGCCTGGACTCATTCATTGTATTCGAGCAGGCACGGTTCAAGTGATCAACCCTCCAGGAACAGGGATCCTTGAGGCGCCAGCATTCCTCCCCTACCTGCCAGCTATTGCCAGACACTTACTCAATGAAGACCTGCTCATCCCCTCGATTGAGACCCACTGGGATGAGCTCTCCGAAGATTCACTAGAATGCCTGGACTCCAAACACAGCATCATCAAAAGCGCTTTTGAGCGTGATCAATTCTCCGCAATTTCTACCCGCCAGCTTAATGATCAGGAGTTCCAGATACTGAGAGACAAAGTAATCAAAGATTCGCAATCCTACGTAGTTCAGAGGGAAATGCCCTTCTCCGCAGCTCCCGTATGGAATGGTATAGGGTTCGAATCCTGCCCATTCGCGATCAGGCTATTCTTGTTAGCGGATGGAGATCACTACAAAGTGATGCCCGGGGGACTAGTGAGATCTGCCGCTCATGCAGACATGCTTCCTGGCCTCTCACTGCATGAGAGCAGCAGCAGTAAAGACCTCTGGGTATGCTCCTCAGGCAGGAGCGAATCTAAAGTAAACCCAAGACCATCTAGCCGGGTAAGTATCAGGCGCAGCACAGGATCCCTCTCTAGCCGCTCCGCTGACAACATGCTCTGGATCGGGCGCTATGCTGAGCGTACAGAATTCGTAACTCGTGTATTGTTAGAAATCCTACAAACCACCGTTGCTGAGCAAGATGGCCAGGAAATGCAGCCGATCCCTCCTCTCCTTCACTTGCTGGCCAAGATGCACTACCTGAGCAAGGAAGAGTCCGAAAGCTATGCTCCTGTGCTCGACCAGCACAAACTACTCGAAGAGCTGACTAGTATCTACTACCTCTCCACCAGAGACCTCGGACTCAAACAAAGCTCGATTCCGGACAACATCACCAAGCTGCGCCAACTGGCCGCACTCTCAAGGCACCGGCTCTCCAAGGACACTTGGAGAATTATCCAAAGCCTGGATACACTCGTGACTAGCTCGCCACCGAAGACTCTCGCCGGTTTCCGGGTCGAACTACAGCAAGCGATCTTGCTCCACTCCGCTTTCAACGGTACCTGCCGAGAGAACCTTACCCGCAATGCCAGCTGGCAATTCCTCAACATCGGCCGCCGCCTGGAACGCAGCATCTGGATGCTAGCTCTACTGGACGAACTACTGGCACTTCATCCTGTCATCACCACTCCCGTACTAGATGCAGTGCTCTGCATATTAGACAGCAGTATGACCTACCGGTTCCGCTATCAAGGGACTCCACAGCTATTACCCGCACTTGATCTCATTCTCTTTGATCCTGAAAACCCGCGCGGACTCGCCTACCAACTGCACGATCTCGACCAAAGCTTTGCAGAACTCCCCCCTCCTGCTGAGGGAATCATCCTACGGCCTTCTCACACCATCGTCCGCAAGGCTCTTAACTTCCTGCAGACCGAACTACTCAACAATAAAGACGAGGCTAGCGAACGGGAATCCACAAAAACGGTATCTACTTACATTAGAAATCTACGCACAGATCTCCCCAAAGTTTATGAAATGTTGAGCTGGGAATTCTTTACACACACGACCTTCACTGCCTCATGA
- a CDS encoding transglutaminase-like domain-containing protein → MQFLTTARLNYELMNEATILASIKCMRTPGQTVLSEILSSDRPAEMTDLVHDMAHGTYTRINIHSPGPLSLQYSAQATPTHSLIAGASLTSPHPSTLPAELLPFIYPSRYCQSDRLREVAEEIAGNELSAFAKVSRIVDWIHQHISYAPGTTSEQDSATDILEKRSGVCRDFSHLAIALVRALSIPARYLTAYAAQLEPQDFHACFEAYLGEQWCLFDPTHLAPLNGIVRIASGHDASDTALASLYGDIVGSEVQVCCTSQSPLSPITQDELRQSKTAFVLG, encoded by the coding sequence ATGCAATTTCTAACGACAGCACGGCTCAACTATGAGCTTATGAATGAAGCCACAATTCTGGCATCAATCAAATGCATGCGGACACCTGGCCAGACGGTCCTTTCCGAGATACTGAGCAGTGACCGGCCAGCGGAAATGACTGATCTGGTCCACGACATGGCACACGGCACCTATACCAGAATCAACATTCACAGTCCTGGCCCTTTATCCCTACAATACAGCGCTCAGGCTACACCCACCCATTCATTGATCGCAGGAGCCTCACTCACCAGCCCTCACCCAAGTACACTGCCCGCCGAACTACTACCTTTCATTTACCCGAGCCGTTATTGTCAGTCAGACCGCCTCCGTGAAGTTGCTGAGGAAATTGCCGGAAATGAGCTTTCGGCCTTCGCCAAAGTCAGCCGCATCGTAGACTGGATTCACCAGCATATCAGCTATGCTCCGGGAACCACGAGTGAACAGGACTCAGCTACGGACATCCTCGAGAAACGCTCGGGCGTTTGCCGGGACTTCTCCCATTTGGCGATAGCCCTGGTTAGAGCCCTGTCAATCCCAGCCCGCTACCTCACCGCTTACGCAGCTCAACTGGAACCTCAAGATTTCCATGCCTGCTTCGAGGCCTATCTGGGAGAGCAATGGTGTTTGTTCGACCCGACACATCTTGCTCCACTCAATGGTATTGTCCGGATCGCCTCAGGTCATGATGCCTCCGATACAGCTCTCGCCAGCCTTTATGGAGATATTGTTGGTTCCGAGGTACAAGTCTGCTGTACCAGCCAGTCACCTCTCTCCCCGATCACCCAAGATGAGCTCCGTCAGAGCAAGACAGCCTTTGTTTTAGGATGA
- a CDS encoding serine/threonine-protein kinase — protein MSEENIRDEKAAARNMLAWALTERLDTPTSDGEVDLEGYEIKEVLGRGAMGVVYKAEHVELGRVVALKVFSPQKEGNELFVERLKREGRLMAQLEHPNVLGIYNAGLMEDETPYLVLEYVEGGDLQKRLRKERRLGKKEAIRIAVRVCNALSAVHSLGIVHRDIKPANVLLGEDGSVKVSDFGISKEMQEAVSHGGLTLTGTTVGTVDYMSPEQSNGGDVDVRSDIYSVGVLLYEMISGVTPRGAFESLEKYGAPKDLDRLVMRCLQRDRRKRPASAQNLALHLRRIYRQMKKRSSRSAVPYLWGGLGAVAAVAVMVMFAARGVRKGDDVSAGNQPSEGATEAMPLVRKNSWVSLTDMVDIERDAELGKWWRSGEDLICHQHPGARLFFHADTGTKYEVETEFTRVSGDGAMVLFLPTSVGTLAFTLDGHGEHWTGLEMLNGKLIPQMRSGQRRKLRIQNGSLYKVKAVVGVDTVSILINDEGIGQWEIQGKVASVSPQWGGGSPGKIGVGADRSQALFGNVRVFRH, from the coding sequence ATGTCGGAGGAAAACATCAGGGACGAAAAAGCTGCTGCACGCAACATGCTTGCGTGGGCGCTGACTGAGCGTCTGGACACACCGACATCGGATGGAGAGGTCGATCTGGAGGGCTATGAGATCAAGGAGGTACTGGGACGAGGTGCCATGGGAGTGGTGTATAAGGCGGAGCATGTAGAGCTGGGAAGAGTGGTGGCACTAAAAGTCTTCTCTCCTCAGAAAGAGGGGAATGAACTGTTCGTGGAGCGCCTCAAGCGTGAAGGCAGGCTGATGGCACAGCTTGAGCATCCCAATGTGTTAGGGATCTATAATGCGGGATTGATGGAGGATGAGACCCCCTACCTGGTACTCGAATACGTAGAGGGGGGAGATCTACAGAAGCGCCTCAGGAAAGAAAGAAGACTTGGCAAGAAGGAGGCGATTCGAATTGCAGTCCGGGTGTGTAATGCCCTGTCGGCCGTTCACAGCTTGGGTATTGTACATCGTGATATCAAGCCAGCCAATGTCTTGCTGGGGGAGGACGGTAGTGTGAAAGTGAGTGACTTCGGTATTTCCAAGGAGATGCAGGAAGCCGTTAGTCACGGAGGATTGACTCTAACAGGGACGACGGTAGGAACGGTGGATTATATGTCTCCGGAGCAGTCCAATGGGGGTGATGTGGATGTGCGCTCTGACATCTACAGCGTGGGAGTTTTACTCTATGAAATGATCTCGGGGGTGACTCCACGGGGAGCGTTTGAGTCTCTCGAAAAATATGGAGCACCCAAGGACCTGGACAGGCTGGTGATGCGCTGCTTGCAGCGTGACCGGCGTAAGCGTCCGGCCAGCGCTCAGAACTTGGCGCTCCATCTTCGAAGGATCTACCGCCAAATGAAGAAGCGCAGCTCTCGCAGTGCCGTGCCTTATCTCTGGGGGGGGCTGGGTGCCGTGGCAGCAGTGGCTGTGATGGTGATGTTTGCGGCCAGAGGGGTGCGTAAAGGTGATGATGTGTCTGCAGGTAATCAGCCAAGTGAAGGTGCTACTGAGGCAATGCCGCTCGTGAGGAAAAATTCCTGGGTCAGCTTGACGGATATGGTCGACATTGAGCGTGATGCTGAGCTCGGTAAATGGTGGAGAAGCGGTGAGGATCTGATTTGTCATCAGCATCCAGGGGCCCGGCTTTTCTTTCACGCCGATACCGGCACGAAGTATGAAGTGGAAACCGAGTTCACCAGAGTTTCTGGTGACGGAGCGATGGTGCTGTTTCTTCCCACGAGTGTGGGAACTCTGGCCTTTACGCTGGATGGCCATGGAGAGCACTGGACTGGCCTTGAAATGCTCAATGGAAAGTTGATTCCACAGATGCGTAGTGGTCAGAGAAGAAAGCTGCGTATCCAGAATGGTTCATTATACAAGGTGAAGGCTGTGGTCGGAGTGGATACGGTAAGTATTTTGATCAATGACGAGGGGATCGGTCAGTGGGAGATCCAAGGGAAAGTGGCCAGCGTGAGTCCACAATGGGGTGGTGGTAGTCCCGGAAAAATAGGGGTAGGGGCGGATCGTAGCCAGGCGCTTTTCGGTAATGTACGCGTCTTTAGGCACTGA
- the lexA gene encoding transcriptional repressor LexA: protein MAKGLTKRQEEIYEYLKREARETGVIPSTREIQHYFGFASQTAAMNHLRALEKKGIIQRVPGKARAVAFPEELEREEIVDIPIYGQIAAGMAQDTTQEREGCLSIDIRSLGLPRNTRTFALKVRGDSMIDAHVCDGDTVILEFREPRRNDIVAALIDGETTLKRYVVENGKPFLRAENELFPDLIPARELIIQGVMVALLRNAA, encoded by the coding sequence ATGGCAAAAGGACTTACCAAACGACAAGAGGAGATTTACGAATACCTGAAAAGGGAAGCTCGTGAGACGGGGGTGATTCCCTCTACTAGGGAAATCCAGCATTACTTCGGATTTGCCAGTCAGACGGCAGCGATGAACCATTTGCGGGCTCTCGAGAAGAAAGGAATTATCCAGCGAGTTCCGGGCAAAGCGAGAGCCGTTGCCTTCCCCGAGGAGCTTGAGCGAGAGGAAATCGTCGACATTCCGATCTATGGGCAGATTGCCGCTGGTATGGCACAGGATACGACTCAAGAGAGAGAGGGATGTTTATCCATAGATATCCGCAGCCTAGGATTGCCAAGAAATACACGCACCTTCGCACTCAAAGTACGTGGGGATTCCATGATCGACGCGCATGTCTGTGATGGCGACACGGTGATCCTTGAGTTCCGTGAACCAAGGCGCAATGACATCGTCGCGGCCTTGATCGATGGAGAGACTACACTGAAGCGTTATGTGGTGGAGAACGGCAAGCCCTTCCTGAGAGCGGAGAACGAGCTGTTTCCTGATCTGATCCCAGCACGGGAGCTGATCATTCAAGGGGTGATGGTCGCTCTTCTAAGAAATGCAGCCTAG
- a CDS encoding endonuclease/exonuclease/phosphatase family protein gives MMKLFSIFTLSLLTLLSATSATPLNLVTYNIRLDIHVDQGDRDWNQRKGTVTKFLRESGASIIGMQEVLHGQLVDLTKALPELESTGVGRDDGKTKGEYSPIFYNPKIWTIDAEDHGTFWLSGTPQIPGSTTWGNRTTRICTYARFSDKSGKSIYVFNTHWDHQNQNSREKAAELILRKISTRKHLNDPVILMGDFNANSENKAIQRLLDSPLLIDPCEQQVLTYNTWQAGLKPGLRIDHIFTSPSLKGVTVKVINNGNPPGSDHHPLQLTQSP, from the coding sequence ATGATGAAGCTGTTCTCCATATTCACTCTCAGTCTCCTAACCCTGCTATCCGCAACATCAGCTACCCCGCTCAACCTAGTCACCTACAACATCCGCCTGGATATCCACGTGGACCAGGGAGACCGTGACTGGAACCAGCGCAAAGGCACAGTTACCAAGTTTCTGAGAGAATCGGGAGCTAGCATCATCGGCATGCAAGAGGTACTCCATGGTCAGCTCGTCGATCTCACAAAGGCTCTGCCTGAGCTTGAATCCACCGGGGTGGGACGTGATGACGGTAAGACAAAAGGCGAATATTCCCCCATTTTCTACAACCCCAAGATCTGGACAATAGACGCAGAGGACCATGGCACCTTCTGGCTATCAGGCACCCCGCAGATACCGGGGAGCACCACCTGGGGCAACAGAACAACACGGATCTGTACCTATGCCCGTTTCTCGGACAAGTCCGGCAAGAGTATCTATGTGTTCAACACCCATTGGGACCACCAGAACCAGAACTCACGTGAAAAAGCTGCTGAACTCATCCTTCGAAAGATTTCCACTCGCAAGCACCTGAATGATCCCGTGATCCTTATGGGCGACTTCAACGCGAACAGCGAAAACAAAGCGATCCAGAGACTATTGGACTCTCCTCTGCTCATTGACCCCTGCGAGCAACAAGTGCTCACCTACAACACCTGGCAGGCTGGCCTTAAACCCGGACTCCGCATCGACCACATCTTTACCAGCCCATCACTGAAAGGCGTGACTGTTAAGGTCATCAATAACGGCAACCCTCCCGGCTCAGACCATCACCCATTGCAGCTGACCCAGTCCCCCTGA
- the pyk gene encoding pyruvate kinase: MFRKTSIIITLGPATDSPERLDQLIEAGVNVFRLNMSHAQHDWCREVVHNIRKIAEERGKHVAVLFDLQGPSIRTGDLEAPYELQIGDRFEIRRQGTEPTIPYSTTVNYEGMMDDVSAGATLVVDNGTMLMRIEEKNDNNLICEVLTAGKIGNRRHINLPGTRLNLPALTEKDHKDLSLAVECKADYIAGSFVRDAAHVNELREEMTKLGGASQIVSKVEDQEAVKNIDDIIIASDIIMIARGDLGIEVHVEELPIIQRRITKRCHALGRRVIVATHMLESMITNPTPTRAEVTDVSTAVYEEADAIMLSGETSVGEHPIRCVETLDRIARRMEQSGSIGNAELAILETDKQKVVKAAVGLADSIPNAELVVFTKRGVMATQAALLRPKANIYAFAPESATCRKLALARGIEPNVLPFYDEPLNTINHAVDYLKDKGLVKDGTPLVVLSDVLRKKEMVDSILLIHA, encoded by the coding sequence ATGTTCCGTAAAACCAGTATTATCATTACTCTCGGCCCAGCAACTGACTCACCAGAGCGTCTGGACCAACTCATCGAGGCTGGCGTCAACGTATTCCGTCTCAATATGTCCCACGCCCAGCACGACTGGTGCCGTGAAGTCGTCCACAACATCCGCAAGATTGCAGAAGAGCGTGGTAAGCACGTGGCTGTTCTTTTCGACCTCCAGGGACCATCCATCCGTACCGGCGACCTCGAAGCTCCTTATGAACTTCAAATTGGTGACCGCTTCGAAATCCGCCGTCAGGGCACTGAGCCAACTATCCCATACTCCACCACAGTCAACTATGAGGGAATGATGGATGACGTTTCCGCTGGCGCTACCCTCGTGGTAGACAACGGCACCATGCTCATGCGCATCGAAGAGAAGAACGATAACAACCTCATCTGTGAAGTTCTTACTGCGGGCAAGATCGGCAACCGCCGCCACATCAACCTTCCAGGTACACGCCTCAACCTCCCGGCACTTACCGAAAAGGATCACAAGGACCTCTCTCTCGCTGTCGAGTGTAAGGCTGACTACATCGCCGGTTCCTTTGTTCGTGACGCAGCTCACGTAAACGAGCTTCGTGAAGAAATGACCAAACTCGGTGGTGCTTCACAAATCGTTTCCAAGGTGGAAGACCAAGAGGCCGTCAAGAACATCGACGATATTATAATCGCTTCCGATATCATCATGATCGCTCGTGGTGACCTCGGTATCGAAGTGCACGTTGAAGAGCTTCCAATCATCCAGCGCCGCATCACCAAGCGCTGTCACGCTCTTGGTCGCCGCGTGATCGTTGCAACTCACATGCTTGAGTCCATGATCACCAACCCGACTCCAACTCGTGCAGAAGTCACAGACGTATCTACAGCAGTTTACGAGGAAGCCGATGCGATCATGCTTTCTGGTGAAACTTCCGTAGGTGAGCACCCGATCCGCTGTGTTGAGACTCTCGACCGCATCGCACGCCGCATGGAGCAATCAGGTTCTATCGGTAATGCTGAACTCGCTATCCTCGAGACAGACAAGCAGAAGGTTGTTAAAGCCGCTGTTGGTCTTGCTGACTCCATTCCTAATGCCGAGCTCGTGGTCTTCACCAAGCGTGGCGTCATGGCTACACAAGCCGCTCTACTTCGTCCGAAGGCAAACATCTACGCCTTCGCACCAGAGTCCGCTACTTGCCGCAAGCTCGCCCTTGCACGCGGCATCGAGCCAAACGTCCTTCCTTTCTACGACGAGCCTCTCAACACCATCAACCACGCTGTTGATTACCTGAAAGACAAAGGTCTCGTTAAAGACGGCACACCACTCGTTGTGCTTTCAGACGTTCTGCGTAAGAAGGAAATGGTTGATTCCATCCTTCTCATCCACGCATAA
- the upp gene encoding uracil phosphoribosyltransferase, with protein sequence MSAPQILNHPVIDDYMAKLRYKECSPEDFRRFVRQIAMLMVPYATSNLPTRSCSVDTPLETASTRVLDEPLILCPILRAGLGLLDGFLTLLPQASVAHIGLARNEETLTPEPYYFNCPSRLSEAEVIVLDPMLATGGSASEAISELKKHGAKKLRFVCIVAAPEGLDTLQSNHPDVPILAANLDRGLNEHGYILPGLGDAGDRIFGTEA encoded by the coding sequence ATGTCCGCACCCCAGATACTCAACCACCCCGTTATCGATGATTACATGGCGAAACTGCGCTACAAGGAATGCTCTCCTGAAGATTTCCGGCGCTTCGTACGTCAGATAGCGATGCTCATGGTCCCCTACGCTACGAGTAATCTCCCCACCAGGAGCTGTTCGGTGGATACCCCGCTGGAAACGGCATCGACCCGCGTACTCGATGAACCGCTCATACTCTGCCCCATACTGAGAGCCGGGTTAGGTCTACTTGATGGCTTTCTCACTCTCCTCCCTCAGGCATCCGTCGCCCATATTGGACTGGCTAGAAATGAAGAGACCCTCACGCCTGAACCTTATTACTTCAACTGCCCCTCCAGGCTCTCCGAGGCTGAGGTGATCGTCCTGGATCCCATGCTGGCGACCGGTGGGTCTGCCTCTGAGGCGATCAGCGAACTCAAAAAACACGGAGCGAAGAAACTACGTTTTGTCTGTATCGTTGCCGCCCCCGAGGGACTAGACACCTTACAATCAAATCACCCCGACGTCCCCATCCTTGCAGCCAACTTAGATAGAGGCCTCAATGAGCATGGTTACATCCTTCCCGGCCTTGGCGACGCAGGTGACAGAATTTTCGGTACGGAAGCCTAA
- a CDS encoding fused DSP-PTPase phosphatase/NAD kinase-like protein, with product MFKWWLALLVSSVMCSCSVVEPESGDRPANWAQKIQVEGVPNLYKVSDSLYRSAQPSKEGMRNLEKMGIKTVINLRFFSKDDRLLEGSFLKGVHYPTLTWMPDESTAEKFLAQMAQQNGAPYLIHCYHGSDRTGAMCALYRIEQQGWKYDAALEEMIYGGYGFHAIWKNLPKWLRKMAAKDYSDSQT from the coding sequence ATGTTTAAGTGGTGGCTCGCTCTCTTGGTTTCTTCTGTTATGTGTTCCTGCTCCGTGGTGGAGCCTGAGTCAGGGGATAGGCCTGCAAACTGGGCTCAGAAGATTCAGGTGGAGGGAGTGCCGAATTTGTACAAGGTATCTGACTCTCTATATCGGAGTGCTCAACCGAGTAAGGAAGGGATGAGGAATCTGGAGAAGATGGGCATCAAAACGGTGATCAATCTCCGTTTCTTTTCCAAGGACGATAGGCTGCTGGAGGGAAGCTTCTTGAAAGGTGTCCACTATCCAACCTTAACGTGGATGCCGGATGAGTCTACGGCAGAGAAATTTCTGGCACAAATGGCGCAGCAGAATGGAGCGCCTTATTTGATTCATTGCTATCACGGATCGGATAGGACGGGTGCCATGTGTGCCCTCTATAGAATCGAGCAGCAGGGCTGGAAATATGATGCAGCTCTCGAGGAAATGATTTATGGCGGCTATGGGTTTCATGCCATTTGGAAAAACCTGCCCAAATGGCTGCGTAAAATGGCGGCCAAGGATTATTCGGATTCCCAAACTTAG